The Saccharomyces paradoxus chromosome VIII, complete sequence genome has a window encoding:
- the IRE1 gene encoding bifunctional endoribonuclease/protein kinase IRE1 (Serine-threonine kinase and endoribonuclease~similar to YHR079C) — protein sequence MRVPMRNMLLVTLLVCAFSSIILCSIPLSSQTLRRQIVDDEVASTEKFKLNYGFDKSINSQIPAPRTTEDLPKKKLSSYPTPNLLNTADNRHANKKSRRAANSISVPYLENRSLNELSLSDILIAADVEGGLHAVDRRNGHIIWSIEPDKFQPLIEIQEPSRLETYETLIIEPFGDGNVYYFNAHQGLQKLPLSIRQLVSTSPLHLKTNIVVNDSGKIVEDEKVYTGSMRTIMYTINVLNGEIISAFGPGSRNGYFGSQSVDCSPEEKIKLQECENMIVIGKTIFELGIHSYDGASYNVTYSTWQQNVLDVPLALQNTFSKDGMCIAPFRDKSLLASDLDFRIARWVSPTFPGIIVGLFDVFNDLRTNENILVPHPFNPGDHESVSSNKVYLDQTSNLSWFALSGQNFPSLVESAPVSRYASSDRWRVSSIFEDETLFKNAIMGVHQIYNNEYDHLYDNYGKTNSLDTTHKYPPLMIDSSVDTTDLQQNTEMNSLKEYMSPEDLEAYRKKIHEQISRELGEKTQNSLLLKVGSLVYRIIETGVFLLLFLIFCAILQRFNILPPLYVLLSKIGFMPEKETPIIESKTLNSSASSENVAKPSDTKSGRQVVFESVVDDGSLKYEKDNNDGDEDDEKSLDLTIEKKKRKRGSRGGKKGRKSRVPNIPNFEQSLKNLVVSEKILGYGSSGTVVFQGSFQGRPVAVKRMLIDFCDIALMEIKLLTESDDHPNVIRYYCSETTDRFLYIALELCNLNLQDLVESKNVSDENLKLQKEYNPISLLRQISSGVAHLHSLKIIHRDLKPQNILVSTANRFTADQQTGVENLRILISDFGLCKKLDSGQSSFRTNLNNPSGTSGWRAPELLGESNNLQCQIETEHSSSRHTVISSDSFYDPFTKRRLTRSIDIFSMGCVFYYILSKGKHPFGDKYSRESNIIRGIFSLDEMKCLHDRSLIAEATDLITQMIDHDPLKRPTAMKVLRHPLFWPRSKKLEFLLKVSDRLEVENKDPPSDLLLKFDASSEFVIPNGDWTVKFDKTFMDNLERYRKYHSSKLMDLLRALRNKYHHFMDLPEDIAELMGPVPDGFYDYFTKRFPNLLIGVYKIVKENLSDDQILREFLYS from the coding sequence ATGCGTGTACCTATGAGAAATATGTTATTAGTGACACTGCTCGTTTGTGCGTTTTCATCCATAATTTTATGCTCAATTCCATTGTCATCCCAGACATTAAGGCGACAGATAGTGGACGATGAAGTTGCATCTACTGAAAAGTTCAAATTAAACTATGGTTTTGATAAAAGTATAAATTCACAGATTCCTGCCCCAAGAACTACTGAAGATTTACCTAAGAAGAAGCTCAGCTCATATCCTACGCCTAACTTATTGAATACTGCTGATAATCGACACgctaataaaaaatcaCGTAGAGCGGCCAATTCCATAAGCGTGCCCTATTTGGAGAATCGTTCCCTGAACGAATTGAGTTTATCTGATATATTAATCGCAGCCGACGTTGAGGGTGGACTTCATGCTGTTGATAGAAGAAACGGTCATATCATATGGTCCATCGAACCAGACAAATTTCAACCCCTTATAGAGATACAAGAACCTTCCAGGTTAGAAACGTATGAAACGTTGATTATCGAACCTTTTGGTGATGGGAAcgtttattattttaacGCCCATCAAGGCTTACAAAAACTCCCTCTATCTATACGTCAACTTGTTTCAACTTCTCCACTGCActtgaaaacaaatattGTGGTTAATGATTCTGGCAAAATCGTCGAAGATGAAAAGGTCTATACTGGATCGATGAGAACTATAATGTATACTATAAACGTTTTGAATGGCGAAATTATATCAGCATTTGGGCCTGGCTCAAGGAACGGGTATTTCGGGAGCCAGAGTGTGGATTGCTCACCTGAGGAGAAGATAAAACTTCAGGAGTGTGAAAATATGATCGTAATTGGCAAAACTATCTTTGAGCTGGGAATTCACTCTTATGATGGGGCAAGTTACAATGTTACTTACTCTACATGGCAGCAAAATGTTTTAGATGTCCCCCTAGCGCTTCAAAATACATTTTCAAAGGACGGTATGTGTATAGCGCCCTTCCGTGATAAATCATTGTTAGCAAGCGATTTGGATTTCAGGATTGCTAGGTGGGTTTCTCCGACATTTCCCGGAATTATTGTTGGCCTTTTTGATGTGTTCAACGACCTTCGTACTAACGAAAATATACTGGTGCCGCATCCCTTTAATCCTGGTGACCATGAAAGTGTATCAAGTAACAAAGTTTATTTGGATCAGACTTCGAATCTTTCTTGGTTTGCATTATCTGGTCAGAATTTTCCCTCATTAGTCGAATCAGCCCCTGTATCGAGATATGCTTCCAGTGACCGTTGGAGGGtgtcttcaatttttgaagatgagACTTTATTTAAGAACGCAATTATGGGAGTTCATCAGATATATAACAACGAATATGACCACCTTTATGACAATTATGGAAAGACTAATTCTTTAGACACTACGCACAAATATCCGCCTCTGATGATTGATTCTTCTGTTGATACAACCGACCTACAGCAGAACACCGAGATGAATTCACTAAAGGAATATATGTCACCAGAAGACCTTGAGGCatatagaaaaaagatCCACGAGCAAATATCGAGAGAATTAGGTGAAAAAACCCAAAATTCTCTGCTACTGAAGGTTGGAAGCTTAGTGTATCGAATTATAGAGACGGGAGTATTCCTGTTGTtatttctcattttttgtGCTATATTACAGAGATTCAATATTTTGCCGCCATTATACGTATTATTATCCAAAATTGGATTTATGcctgaaaaagaaacccCCATAATTGAGTCGAAGACGTTAAATAGTTCTGCTTCATCAGAAAATGTCGCCAAGCCATCCGATACAAAATCAGGGAGGCAAgttgtttttgaaagcGTAGTAGACGATGGAAGTCTAAAATATGAGaaagataataatgatggtgatgaagatgatgaaaaatcgCTAGATTTGACcatagaaaagaagaaaaggaaaagaggTTCAAGAGGGGGCAAAAAGGGCAGAAAATCACGCGTTCCAAATATACCTAACTTTGAGCAGTCTCTAAAAAATTTAGTAGTGTCGGAAAAAATCTTAGGTTACGGTTCTTCAGGAACAGTAGTATTTCAAGGAAGCTTTCAAGGAAGACCTGTTGCAGTAAAAAGAATGCTAATCGATTTTTGTGACATAGCTTTGATGGAAATAAAACTTTTAACCGAAAGCGATGATCACCCAAACGTTATACGATATTACTGCTCAGAAACGACAGATAGGTTTTTGTATATTGCTTTAGAGCTCTGCAATTTAAACCTCCAAGATTTGGTTGAATCTAAGAATGTATCAGATGAGAATTTGAAACTACAGAAAGAGTACAATCCAATCTCGTTATTGAGACAAATATCGTCTGGGGTCGCTCATCTAcattctttgaaaattattcaTCGAGATTTAAAGCCTCAGAATATTCTGGTTTCGACAGCCAATAGGTTTACTGCCGATCAACAAACAGGAGTAGAAAACCTCAGGATCCTAATATCAGATTTCGGTCTCTGCAAAAAACTAGATTCTGGTCAGTCTTCATTTAGAacaaatttgaataatcCTTCTGGAACGAGCGGCTGGAGAGCTCCTGAACTACTTGGCGAATCAAATAATTTGCAGTGTCAAATCGAAACGGAACACTCTTCTAGTAGGCATACAGTAATCTCATCTGACTCCTTTTATGACCCGTTCACCAAAAGGAGACTAACAAGAtctattgatattttttctatggGATGTGTTTTCTATTATATCCTGTCCAAGGGGAAGCATCCATTTGGAGATAAATATTCGCGTGAAAGTAACATTATAAGGGGAATATTTAGTCTTGATGAAATGAAATGTTTGCACGATAGATCCTTGATTGCAGAAGCTACGGATCTAATCACACAAATGATTGATCATGATCCATTAAAAAGACCGACTGCCATGAAAGTTTTAAGGCATCCGTTGTTTTGGCCAAGGTCAAAGAAATTGGAGTTCCTTTTAAAAGTTAGTGACAGGCttgaagttgaaaacaAGGACCCTCCCAGTGACTTGTTACTGAAATTTGACGCCAGTTCTGAATTCGTAATACCGAATGGAGATTGGACTGTTAAGTTTGATAAAACCTTTATGGACAACCTTGAAAGAtacagaaaatatcattcgTCAAAATTAATGGATCTATTGAGAGCACTCAGAAACAAATATCATCATTTTATGGACTTACCCGAGGATATAGCAGAACTTATGGGGCCGGTACCCGATGGATTTTATGATTACTTCACCAAACGTTTTCCAAATCTATTAATAGGTGTTTATAAAATTGTTAAGGAAAATTTAAGTGACGACCAAATTTTACGTGAATTTTTGTATTCATAA
- the SAE3 gene encoding Sae3p (Serine-threonine kinase and endoribonuclease~similar to YHR079C) produces the protein MAAILFSLYKCHDKAEQIFLTYKSNVLIAAINRERLSSMNYLEIQLDKKQKQIKEYQNMNGNLVKTFEHLTVEKKTDETPKNISSTYIKELKEYNELRDAGLRLAQIIADEKQCKIKDVFEEIGYSMKD, from the exons ATGGCGGCTATTTTATTCTCACTTTATAAATGCCACGACAAGGCAGAACAAATATTTCTGACATATAAGAGTAATGTTCTCATAGCTGCCATAAACAGGGAACGACTTTCAAGTATGAACTATTTGGAAATACAACTGgataaaaaacaaaaacagaTAAAGGAATACCAAAACATGAATGGCAATCTAGTAAAAACGTTTGAGCATTTGActgtagaaaaaaaaac CGATGAAAcaccaaaaaatatttcctCGACATACATCAAAGAGTTAAAGGAGTATAATGAATTGAGAGATGCCGGTTTAAGACTGGCTCAAATAATAGCCGATGAAAAACAGTGTAAAATCAAAGATGTTTTTGAGGAGATCGGTTATTCAATGAAGGATTGA
- the LAM4 gene encoding Lam4p (similar to YHR080C) produces the protein MSRDSKKKHHWGTAFLRTIGVKSKQHKKGSSFSNNATRESANTTANAGRSKSVRGNPDITSLLKPEIYTESPAKGSQKAASSLAPSQGVFNIPIVIDPMETNKLEKTNTSVTLGSLKGHFQNGNSNSNSVPSLSVQALEKEKLQNGKRKGNSDQAEEKTPDSHDAHTAFETFLSFAHNAVSHIPKINVQEADDGAISKNELKDRKKKISNTSGAPSESSTNDKNTPSTKESDGPFLKNLDTILAASASSTLSNQQLNATGSGSENKPSSLSKFAFGNLKGNAHSNSHSNSNSIARDDTSSDKVRKMTDDMARKVVFEPIRHSHDKPTPGLGNLKLEHFDDSQGTLEGLEALSADSLTEGEHLDNKDPAQQSNLHDDIKNNLDKKGVPGKYPSKLSVATSSTTDGVKPRRRAKSMISTMIDKQNTSSDLLQDCKKRFSFNSSNGLPNNGLEDEEREPREISKKFLNRRSFSPGSISMGMKVLPSTALKYSLNKVKNSTDIASTIIPRPSISNGRPSSGMRRSSSKSFSSTPVNIIEPSEENDRQSNIRIKGVEYASEKKNAEFHAIFKDSGVSPNERLILDHSCALSRDILLQGRMYISDQHIGFYSNILGWVSTVFIPFKTIVQIEKKATAGIFPNGIVIDTLHTKYTFASFTSRDATYDLITEVWNQIILGKRFRSNSNNMTNSSNSISDDENDDYDDDYDDDYDDYGDDDDDLYDNSNNITDSTDVTSSVSIGKPEELPVPLLQSDSAANPSPGTGMPLLGPINHLPTETAYKPAPNEKLVNESTIPTSLGRVVSILFGKDVSYITAILKAQKNYDISPIPVLVDSSTVSENKKRDYFYVKSTPGAIGPSKTKCMITETIQHFNLEEYVQVLQTTKTPDIPSGNSFYVRTVYLLSWANNNETKLKVYVSVEWTGKSLIKSPIEKGTFDGVADAMKILVEELNNFLTRSATKRKKSSKESTVTVSSLPKMEPNSHAPTEVNIQKDKDDSIIRENENIPAPLGTVVQLLFGSNTEYMQKVITRDKNNVNLETIPKFSPSLVEGASRHYEYTKKLNNSIGPKQTKCLLTETIEHMDINSYILVTQTTKTPDVPSGSNFAVESKIFLCWGQRDTTNMTVITKVNWTSKSFLKGAIEKGSVEGQKVSVDCMLSELRDIISAAKSKKPVKKRTKSHDKHKPFHSKVGQKSSENHKSDNNKDILTYILDFVQNNLSTDIFMNTLLSPQKLIFVLGLILVLFWSSRLHIFQEKNNLRIIKPGRLLIDGQEYNYVPSFGTLYNSYENAISSEKKKENINYARDKSPIVGRESDIWDWISNRGSTISPRGHTTLGSANGHKLQQLSESIKITELQLNHMKTMLDNIEKDANDLS, from the coding sequence atGTCCAgagattcaaaaaagaaacatcatTGGGGCACTGCCTTTCTTAGGACAATTGGAGTCAAAAGCAAGCAGCACAAGAAGGGTAGcagtttttcaaacaatGCCACAAGAGAGAGTGCTAACACGACAGCCAATGCTGGGCGATCTAAAAGCGTAAGGGGAAATCCGGATATTACGTCTTTACTCAAGCCTGAAATTTATACAGAGTCACCTGCAAAAGGGTCTCAGAAGGCAGCATCTTCTTTAGCACCTAGTCAAGGCGTATTTAATATCCCAATCGTTATAGATCCTATGGAGACAAacaaacttgaaaaaacaaacaCGAGTGTGACGCTAGGTTCATTGAAGGGCCACTTCCAGAATGGTAACTCAAATTCGAATTCTGTGCCAAGCTTGTCCGTTCAGGCGTtagagaaggaaaagcTGCAAAATGGAAAACGAAAGGGAAACAGCGATCAAGCTGAGGAAAAAACTCCAGATAGTCATGATGCACATACTGCCTTTGAAACATTTCTTTCGTTTGCTCATAATGCCGTGAGCCACATTCCCAAAATAAACGTACAAGAGGCTGACGATGGCGCGATTTCTAAGAATGAACTAAAGgacaggaaaaaaaaaatatcaaatacaTCGGGAGCCCCTTCCGAAAGTAGCACTAACGATAAAAACACTCCATCGACGAAGGAAAGTGATGGCccctttttgaaaaatttagaCACTATTCTTGCAGCATCCGCATCGTCAACTCTATCCAATCAACAGCTTAATGCAACGGGATCAGGGAGTGAAAATAAACCATCATCGTTGTCTAAATTTGCTTTCGGAAATTTGAAAGGCAATGCTCATTCGAACTCACACTCAAATTCTAATTCAATCGCAAGAGATGATACATCTTCGGACAAGGTTAGAAAGATGACGGATGATATGGCTAGGAAAGTGGTTTTCGAACCCATTAGGCACTCTCATGATAAACCTACTCCTGGACTTGGAAACTTGAAGTTAGAACACTTCGATGATTCTCAAGGTACTCTTGAAGGGCTAGAAGCATTGTCAGCAGACTCGCTGACAGAAGGGGAACATCTTGACAACAAAGATCCGGCGCAGCAAAGTAATTTGCATGACGACATTAAAAACAATTTGGACAAAAAAGGTGTTCCTGGAAAGTATCCTTCTAAATTGTCAGTAGCTACTTCCTCTACAACGGATGGAGTCAAGCCTAGAAGAAGGGCCAAATCAATGATTAGCACAATGATTGATAAGCAAAACACTAGTAGCGATCTTTTACAAGATTGTAAAAAGAGGTTCTCCTTCAACTCTTCTAATGGGTTACCGAACAACGGCCTGGAGGATGAGGAACGCGAACCCAGGGAAATTTCTAAGAAATTTCTTAACAGGAGATCATTTTCCCCAGGAAGCATTAGTATGGGAATGAAAGTACTGCCGTCAACGGCGCTAAAATATTCGCTAAATAAAGTAAAGAATAGCACTGATATTGCATCGACCATAATACCAAGACCTAGTATTTCGAACGGTCGTCCCTCTTCAGGAATGCGGAGAAGCTCTAGTAAAAGCTTTTCATCTACACCTGTAAATATCATTGAACCATCCGAGGAAAATGATAGACAGTCTAACATTAGGATAAAGGGAGTTGAATACGCAAGcgaaaagaagaatgcAGAATTTCATGCAATATTCAAGGACTCTGGTGTGAGCCCCAATGAAAGGTTAATTTTGGATCATAGCTGTGCTTTGTCAAGAGATATTCTTTTGCAAGGCAGAATGTATATATCTGATCAACATATTGGATTTTATTCGAATATTCTAGGTTGGGTAAGCACTGTTTTCATACCATTCAAGACAATTGTTCAAATAGAGAAAAAGGCCACAGCAGGGATATTCCCTAATGGAATTGTTATTGATACTTTGCATACAAAATATACGTTTGCCTCTTTCACTTCCAGAGATGCTACATATGATCTGATTACTGAAGTATGGAATCAAATAATTTTGGGGAAGAGGTTCCGTAGCAACAGTAATAATATGACTAACAGCTCCAATTCTATTAGTGACGATGAAAACGACGATTATGATGACGATTATGATGACGATTATGATGATTATGGGgacgacgatgatgacCTTTACGATAATAGCAATAATATCACCGATTCTACGGACGTGACATCAAGCGTCAGCATAGGAAAGCCGGAAGAATTACCCGTCCCTCTTCTACAATCAGATAGCGCTGCAAACCCATCTCCTGGAACAGGAATGCCTCTACTAGGTCCAATAAATCACTTACCTACAGAAACAGCTTACAAGCCAGCAcctaatgaaaaattagtTAACGAATCAACAATACCCACTTCGTTAGGGCGGGTCGTCAGTATATTGTTCGGAAAAGATGTTAGTTATATTACTGCAATATTAAAGGCGCAGAAGAATTACGATATTTCGCCAATTCCTGTTCTCGTCGATTCATCCACGGtttcagaaaataaaaagagaGATTACTTCTATGTGAAGTCAACACCAGGCGCCATTGGCCCCAGTAAGACCAAATGTATGATAACCGAGACCATTCAACATTTTAATTTAGAGGAGTACGTTCAAGTCTTGCAAACAACGAAAACTCCAGATATTCCCTCAGGAAACTCATTTTATGTGAGAACAGTTTATCTTTTATCATGGGCAAACAACAATGAGACGAAATTAAAAGTGTATGTCTCTGTTGAATGGACAGGTAAGAGTTTAATCAAGAGTCCTATTGAAAAGGGTACATTTGATGGTGTGGCGGATGCGATGAAGATATTGGTGGAAGAgcttaataattttttaacaAGATCTGCTaccaaaaggaaaaaatccTCAAAGGAAAGTACTGTTACAGTATCATCTTTGCCGAAGATGGAGCCCAACTCTCACGCACCTACCGAGGTTAATATTCAAAAGGATAAAGATGATTCTATTATAAGGGAAAATGAGAATATACCAGCTCCGTTAGGGACCGTTGTCCAGTTATTATTTGGCTCGAATACAGAATATATGCAGAAGGTTATCACTAGAGATAAGAATAATGTTAACTTGGAAACAATACCGAAATTCTCACCTTCTTTGGTTGAAGGTGCTTCAAGGCACTATGAGTACACGAAGAAACTGAACAATTCCATTGGACCTAAACAGACAAAATGTTTACTAACCGAAACTATTGAACACATGGATATCAACAGCTATATTTTGGTGACGCAAACAACTAAAACTCCTGACGTTCCTTCTGGTAGCAACTTCGCAGTAGAAAGTAAAATCTTCCTGTGCTGGGGACAACGTGACACTACGAATATGACTGTTATAACAAAAGTTAACTGGACAAGTAAGTCATTTCTGAAAGGtgcaattgaaaaaggatcAGTTGAGGGCCAGAAAGTTTCTGTCGATTGCATGCTATCCGAGTTAAGAGACATTATCAGCGCAgcaaaaagcaaaaagccggtgaagaagagaacaaaGAGCCACGATAAACATAAACCTTTCCATAGTAAGGTTGGGCAGAAAAGCTCCGAAAACCATAAGAgcgataataataaagacATTCTAACTTATATTTTAGACTTTGTTCAGAATAATTTGAGTACGGATATTTTTATGAACACCTTACTGAGTCCTCAAAAACTAATTTTTGTCCTGGGGTTAATTCTTGTGCTCTTTTGGTCTTCTCGGCTTCACATattccaagaaaagaataatctTCGCATCATCAAGCCAGGAAGGTTGCTCATTGATGGTCAAGAATATAATTACGTGCCCAGCTTCGGAACACTGTATAACTCCTATGAGAATGCGATATCATctgagaagaaaaaagaaaatataaactaCGCAAGAGACAAAAGCCCTATTGTTGGAAGAGAAAGTGATATTTGGGACTGGATCAGCAACAGGGGAAGTACTATATCACCTCGAGGTCATACTACGCTAGGAAGCGCGAACGGACACAAATTGCAGCAATTATCAGAAAGCATCAAGATAACGGAACTGCAATTGAACCATATGAAGACTATGTTGGACAATATTGAGAAGGACGCAAATGATCTATCATAA
- the LRP1 gene encoding Lrp1p (Nuclear exosome-associated nucleic acid binding protein~similar to YHR081W) → MEDIEKIKPYVRSFSNALDELKPEIEKLTSKSLDEQLLLLSDERAKLELINRYAYVLSSLMFANMKVLGVKDMSPILGELKRVKSYMDKAKQYDNKIIKSNEKSQAEQERAKNIISNVLDGNKNQFEPSISKSNFQGKHTKFENDEPAGSTTTKIINNTEQVRKPSSSKKSKKLDRVGKKKGGKK, encoded by the coding sequence ATGGAAGATATTGAGAAGATAAAACCTTACGTTAGAAGTTTCTCTAATGCGTTGGACGAACTGAAGCCggaaatagaaaaattaacaTCGAAGTCACTGGATGAACAGCTACTGCTATTATCTGACGAGAGGGCCAAACTAGAGCTAATTAACCGTTACGCATATGTATTGAGTTCTTTGATGTTTGCTAACATGAAGGTCTTGGGTGTCAAAGATATGTCTCCAATACTCGGAGAACTCAAAAGAGTAAAATCGTACATGGATAAAGCTAAACAATAcgataataaaataatcaAATCGAATGAAAAATCACAAGCAGAACAAGAAAGAGCTAAGAATATTATTTCCAATGTTTTGGATGGTAATAAAAACCAGTTTGAGCCCTCTATAAGTAAGAGCAACTTCCAAGGAAAGCATACGAAGTTCGAAAACGATGAACCGGCAGGGAGTACGACAACAAAGATTATTAACAACACCGAACAGGTAAGGAAGCCTAGCAGTagtaagaaaagtaaaaagcTGGACAGAGTaggtaaaaagaaaggggGGAAGAAGTAG